CATAGGGATACAAATAACCGTCCCAGCCCACGACATCAAACGGATGGAAGTCAAAGAAGTAGCTGTAGACCACGGATTGGCGTTTGACGCGCACCTCGAAGTCTCCGCTTTCCACATGTGTCTCCAATTTTTCTGGCAAACGAATATCACGTTCGCAAAACGGTGAATGTTCCAACAATTGACCGTGCTCGTTGCGATAACGCTTTGGTGGCACGATCTCATTCTGGGACTCGATGACGAGGAAACGACTCTGTTCTGAAGGTACAATCCGATAGGTCGTGCCGATTGGAATGACGAGGTAGTCGCCCGGCTTGTAAGTAAGTGTGCCGAAAATCGTTTGCAGCTCTCCCTCGCCTTGATGGACAAAGACGACTTCATCCCCATCCGCATTGCGATAAAAGTAATCCATCGGCTCTGTCGGTGCGCAGACTGCCATGACGACATCGTTATTCCCTAGCATGTAGCGACGTCCAAAAATCGGGTCCCCACCTGGCTGAACATCAAACGTTTTAAAATGCTGATGCTTTAAATCAACCTGCTCCACATATTCCAAACGGACGTCTGCGTATTTGCGCGTCTCCCTCACTTGGGTAGGCGGGTTGTGGTGATACAGAATCGATTGAATCCCAGAAAAACCTTTGGTTCCCATCACTTGCTCGCGGTACAGTCCCCCATCCGCCTTGTAAAACGTCGTATGCCGCTTTTGTGGAACTTCCCCCATTCGATGATAAAAAGCCATACGTTCCTTCCTCCTTTTTTCATTCCTATTCACCAATCGTATTGCGAAGCACACCGAGGCGTTCCACCTCTAGCTCCACTACATCACCTGGCGCAAGCCAAGCATACTGCTCTGTCCCCAGCTCCAAAATGCAGCCAGTCCCTACTGTCCCCGACCCAATAACATCTCCGGGATACAAGGAGCAATCCTCCGAGGCACGGGCAATCATTTCAGCGAATGTATAGTGAATGTCTTTGAAGTTTCCTTTCGAATACTCTCTACCATTGATGCGTGCCACCATCTCCAGATCGTAGCGGCTACCCTTTTCGCCTGTGAGGCGTACATCCGCCAGCTCCTCCGGTGTAACCAGCCACGGTCCCATGGACGTTGCGAAGTCTTTACCCTTGGCAGGCCCTAAACCGACCTTGACCTCCTCCCGCTGTATATCCCGGGCGCTCCAGTCGTTTAAGATACAATATCCTGCGATGTGCTCTTCCGCTCGTTCTACTGGAATGTTTACTCCTGCTTTTCCAATCACGCAGGCAATTTCCAGCTCATAGTCCAGCCACTCGGTTGCTTTGGGTCTGCGAATATTCGCTTGCGTCCCTGTAAAAGCTGCTGCATTCGAAAAATAAAAGACGGGAAAGTGATACCATTCGGGAACCATCGGCAGTCCGCGTTTGGCTCGCGCTGTCATCACATGGGCCTCGAAGGCGTAAAAGTCACGAAAGCTGGAAGGACGTGGAAGTGGCGAACCTAGCTCGACTTGTTCCAAATCCCAGCCATCCTGTGCCTCGTGTGCCGCTTGGAGAACAGGTAACCAGTCCGCCCACTCCTCCAGCAAACCTAGCACTGTACTCGGCGCCCCCGGACAAGCATGTGCAATATCTTTGACTTTTCCTTCGTGCAAGAGCCCCGCTCGCCAAGCATCCCTTTCCCTTTCTCGATAGGAAACCAGCTTCATGAAACCCTCTCCTTCTCTTGGGCAATAAGAAAACCTATATCGATGCTTGCTCAAGGATGAGCGACCGCGTATTAGCGGAATGTTTTACGTAATATCTGGAAGAAACCCGAAGAGGTTTATGCTTTCCGATATTATAAGAAAACCCAGCTCACCCCCAAAGCAATTCCGGTGCATGACAAATAAAAAGGGAAGCCCTCTTTGTCAAAACGATCCGAAACAGGCATCAGGCGCAAGCTGGGTCTAGTCTGCTACTGAAAAAAATCTTTTCTGGATTTTCCCCCGCAGACAGCCAGCTATTCACTGTTGTGTTTCCAAAGTTTGTAACGAATTTCTTCTATCATATCGAAAACGCTTACAGCTTTCCAGAGGGAAATGACGAAATTTTTCGCTTAAGTCATTTCCTTGCACAGATAATCGGGAAAAAATTGCTGGGCTAGCTGCTCCATATCATTTGGCAGCGGCTCCTCCCAGCTCATCGCAAGACCGCTACGCGGGTGAACAAAGGATAGCCCCCATGCATGCAAAGCTTGTCTGCCGATATGCTCCCGTTCTCCCCCGTACAGATCATCTCCGGCAAGTGGGTGCCCTTCACTGCTCATATGTACGCGAATCTGATGCGTACGTCCCGTCTCCAGCTTCACCTCAACAAAACTCATTCCTTCCCCTCGGGCAAGCACACGATAATGGGTAACAGCTGTCTGCCCATCCGGCCTTACCTGTCTGGTAATAAATGAGTTTTCCGCAAGGCCAATCGGCGTATTAATTGTACCGTCGTCTGACTCCACGATTCCTTGGACGATAGCCCGATAAGTCCGCTGCAACGTCCTGATCTGCTGCATGCGGCTGAATTGTTCATGCGCCCATTGATTTTTCGCTACGATCATCAAGCCTGATGTATCCTTATCCAAACGGTTCACCGCCCGGAACTTTCTGTTCTCGCCACGCTTTTTCCAATAAGCGATCATCCCGTTTGCCAAAGTGCCACTGGGATGATTTCCTGTCGGATGAACGACCAATCCCGCTGGCTTTGCGATGACCATCAAATCTTCGTCCTCGTAACGAATGGAGAGCGGCATGTCCTCTGGAGCAACAGTCTCTTCTGCTTCTTCTTCAACCATGACTGCTATTTTATCGCCGGCTTGCAATTTTTCGTTTACAAATACGAGAACGCCATTCCGTGTAATGGAGCCTTTAAACTTGGCACGAATGAGCAAACGCCTCGATACACCATACCGCTTTTGCAGGACTTCTCGCACGGTTTGTCCTGCATCTGCCTCATCAACCGTGAAGCTAATTAATTCTTCTAGCATGTTGTCTCTCCTTTAAGTCTTCCCTCCTCCTCAGTATAGCAAAAAACGATCATGGCTGTTTGGCCATAACCGTCCGGTGTGTCTATCGGATGTTGTCTTTCACTTCGATAACAAATGCATGACCTGCATCGCCTTGCGTCCACTGACCGCGAACATCGAACAAATACCAGCCCGGCTGTTCGGGTGCCTTCCACTGATTGCCGTTTTCCACTGCTTGCTCAACTTCATTGATACCGTTCCACTGTGTTACCTTGAGCGTATTTGCAGTTGGTTGCTGGGCAAAAGTGACGGTAAGCGTTGCCCCGGGCTTTACTTGTAGGGGTGCAGGCTTATGCTCTGCGATGAGTTCCGGGGGTGCTGCCGTATCCTTGCAGACCGACTCGCTATTATAACTCCAGCAGGAAGATGAAGGTACCGTCGCTGCTGTTTTTCCGCTCCATTCAATGACTGGCTGTGGTGGTTCCGCAAGCTGTGAAGTCCCTTGCGCCGACGTTCCGTTCCCACACCCCGTCAGTAACAGTGTCGCTATTAGAATTAGTTGACCAAGTAATCCTACCTTTTTCATCCAATCACCTCAAACCTATGACGCGAGAAAAAGGGGATTCGTTTCATCCGACTTGACTCAGTCAATCATTGCCCTATGATTGCCAAACACTCGTTGGAATCGAAAAAGAAGTAGAGACCTCTTTTAAATAATCATCGAGCTGTTCTACCGGATTCTCGATCGGTTTACCATGGCATACTTCCAAATGGCGCGGGCGCAATTGGCGGATGATCAAACTGCTTTTAAGTGCTTGAGCCATATCCGCCGTAAACATCGGCATGGGACGGTGCAATCTGCCTTGTTTGGAAGTAAACAAATCTCCAGCCAAAAGCACTCCATCCTGTTCGTGATAATACACCACATGCCCCGGAGAATGACCAGGTGTCAAATAAGGTTGCAGTCCACCAATTGGAGCTACATTCCCTTCGGCATCCTCTGGCAAAGGCTGAGCCAAGCCAGGCTGGACGTTTACTTCCAGCTTTTTACGACGAGGATACAGCTCTTTTCCTTCCATATACGGAATCTCGATTCGATGGGCATAAACTGGTACGGATTCTGCTTCCGCGATTTTTTTTACGGCTCCAACATGATCCGAATGACCATGCGTCAGCAAAATTCGTTTGAGTGGTCCTGCATTCAGCTGCTTGATAAAGGCCATAATCCGCTTCGTCATAAATGGCATTCCCGCGTCGATCAGCGTAACACCATCCTCCTCCCTGACAATCCAGACCCGCAAAGGAATCAACAACCACGCTTTGATACACCAAATGTTCGCTGAGATTTGCTCTACTCTAATCATTCTCTCGTCACTCCCTGTTCATTATTTTTTGACTTCCTGCGAGAAAAACATCTACGGATAGTGCGAATGTAGGGGCTAGCCTTTCCATCAAGCTGTCCAATGGTTCTTCGGAATGTGTATACGTACCGACGATGCCATGCAGCGTGTAGAAGTAAATCCGTGCATGGGCAAGCGCTTTTTCTTCCTCGATGTCACTTGGCAAGCATCGCCTTACAGCCTGCCTCAACAAATCAAACAATTGATTGCGCAGCGTTTGCAATTCTTTATCCGGTTCCGCTACATCGATCCGAGTGGCTTTGATCATGAAGAACAAGGTATACATCGTTCGATTGCGCATGCAAAAGTGGATGAACTGACTGCTGATTTCACGCAAATTCTCTTCTGGTGTTCTTCCCTGTTTGGACAGTGTTTCTTCCATTTGTAGAGTCAAGCCTTGCAAAGGTTCCTTGGACAGATGATGAAGCAGTGCTTCTTTGTCCTTGAAATAAATATAGAGGGTTGTATGAGAACAGCCGGCTGCTTTGGCGATTTCTCTGATGGATACTGTATCAAAGCCTCGGGTAGCGAAAAGGTCTGCTGCCGCCGTCAA
The window above is part of the Brevibacillus brevis NBRC 100599 genome. Proteins encoded here:
- a CDS encoding homogentisate 1,2-dioxygenase — translated: MAFYHRMGEVPQKRHTTFYKADGGLYREQVMGTKGFSGIQSILYHHNPPTQVRETRKYADVRLEYVEQVDLKHQHFKTFDVQPGGDPIFGRRYMLGNNDVVMAVCAPTEPMDYFYRNADGDEVVFVHQGEGELQTIFGTLTYKPGDYLVIPIGTTYRIVPSEQSRFLVIESQNEIVPPKRYRNEHGQLLEHSPFCERDIRLPEKLETHVESGDFEVRVKRQSVVYSYFFDFHPFDVVGWDGYLYPYALSVHDFEPITGRIHQPPPVHQTFAGQNFVICSFVPRMYDYHPQAIPAPYYHSNVESDEVLYYVDGNFMSRKGIYEGSITLHPMGIPHGPHPGKVEASIGKKETQELAVMLDTFNPLHVTKQALEIEDEAYMSSWLPPKE
- a CDS encoding fumarylacetoacetate hydrolase family protein, with the protein product MKLVSYRERERDAWRAGLLHEGKVKDIAHACPGAPSTVLGLLEEWADWLPVLQAAHEAQDGWDLEQVELGSPLPRPSSFRDFYAFEAHVMTARAKRGLPMVPEWYHFPVFYFSNAAAFTGTQANIRRPKATEWLDYELEIACVIGKAGVNIPVERAEEHIAGYCILNDWSARDIQREEVKVGLGPAKGKDFATSMGPWLVTPEELADVRLTGEKGSRYDLEMVARINGREYSKGNFKDIHYTFAEMIARASEDCSLYPGDVIGSGTVGTGCILELGTEQYAWLAPGDVVELEVERLGVLRNTIGE
- a CDS encoding RluA family pseudouridine synthase, producing MLEELISFTVDEADAGQTVREVLQKRYGVSRRLLIRAKFKGSITRNGVLVFVNEKLQAGDKIAVMVEEEAEETVAPEDMPLSIRYEDEDLMVIAKPAGLVVHPTGNHPSGTLANGMIAYWKKRGENRKFRAVNRLDKDTSGLMIVAKNQWAHEQFSRMQQIRTLQRTYRAIVQGIVESDDGTINTPIGLAENSFITRQVRPDGQTAVTHYRVLARGEGMSFVEVKLETGRTHQIRVHMSSEGHPLAGDDLYGGEREHIGRQALHAWGLSFVHPRSGLAMSWEEPLPNDMEQLAQQFFPDYLCKEMT
- a CDS encoding MBL fold metallo-hydrolase, with the translated sequence MIRVEQISANIWCIKAWLLIPLRVWIVREEDGVTLIDAGMPFMTKRIMAFIKQLNAGPLKRILLTHGHSDHVGAVKKIAEAESVPVYAHRIEIPYMEGKELYPRRKKLEVNVQPGLAQPLPEDAEGNVAPIGGLQPYLTPGHSPGHVVYYHEQDGVLLAGDLFTSKQGRLHRPMPMFTADMAQALKSSLIIRQLRPRHLEVCHGKPIENPVEQLDDYLKEVSTSFSIPTSVWQS
- a CDS encoding TetR/AcrR family transcriptional regulator, yielding MASKQEIRSEETKRAILTAAADLFATRGFDTVSIREIAKAAGCSHTTLYIYFKDKEALLHHLSKEPLQGLTLQMEETLSKQGRTPEENLREISSQFIHFCMRNRTMYTLFFMIKATRIDVAEPDKELQTLRNQLFDLLRQAVRRCLPSDIEEEKALAHARIYFYTLHGIVGTYTHSEEPLDSLMERLAPTFALSVDVFLAGSQKIMNRE